The DNA window CTTCAATTCGCAAACACTATCTAAGAATCCTTGCTTGTCTAATCCCTTTTGGCATCTTTCTTGCCAAGCTTTCACATCACTAGAAACAAAGGCGTTTTCTAAACTAAAAAGCGGTATGTGATGCTGAACTGATACAAACTGAGTGGTTGGTTTCTCGCCTACGCGCTGCGTGGGGCTATCAGGCGTAATCAGTTGTGGATATTGCGCTTCAAGTGATTGCAATTCCCGATAGAGCGCGTCATAAACTGAATCCTCCATTGTGGGAGCATCTAGGACATAGTATTCATAACTAGTGCGTTGCAGTACTTTGCGTAGTTCTAGTAATCTTGCTTGAATTTCAAGATTGGGGAAGATTTCAGTCACAATATTGCTGTATTACAAAACTTGATGTGCTTAATTATATATCAGTCGGGGATTTGTCTTATTTAGATGGATTTTTAATTGCGCCCATGAAGAGGATTGTGCCTGTTTGGCGATCGCTAATGGCAAAGAAAAATGGGCGATCAATAATCATCTGGGCACTTTCTGAGTCTGGTGAATTAAGCCCTCTTGTCATACCAACAGAAGTAACTGCCGCCGCTTCAGTTCCTTGCTCATTCACATCGACAAAAGTTTTGTGCTTCACTTCATTGATAAAGGCTCTTTCTGCTGAAAGATTACTAAAGTCTGCATCTGATCTAAAAGCAATTTGCATACCCATATTTTGGAGAGTATTAATGAGATCAATACCATATTCTATTTTAAAACTTGGTAATTGGATAAATACTTCTCTTTTCTCAAACTTATCTGACCAAACCTGCCAATTTTTTGCTGTTAATAGTTTTTGGAACACCGTTAGATTAGATGTAGACTTCGGCAAGAAGATGTCCATACTATAGCGTGTAGACCGATAGGGAAGTTTAACAGCTTGAAACTCAGGTGTGTCAAGATATGGATAGAACTCTGTCTGTGACATCGCTGGATGTTGAATCTTTGTGCCATTATCTAGAGTAAAAGGCTTTGGCTTAGTATTTGACTTATTAAAAGGCTTTCTCCATCCACTTTTGAAATAAATAGCGTTAACCAAAATGATTGTAGTGCTACTGTCCGTTTCCTCTATGATTTTACTGATTTTACCTTTAGTTTTTTGTTTCACCCAATCATTGATGATAGTTGCGGCATTGACATCGCTAAAGTCAAGATTGCTTAGTTTTGCTTGATAGTAAGTTTTTGTATTGTCTACAAACGATTGTTTTAAAGGAAAATCCTTATTTGCCCACAGTGAGTTGGCAATACTAATCTCAGTGCCGTTATCACTATTCAAAAGCGATTCTTGCAGTATTCGATTGAAGTTATTCACTTCTCCGATCGCAATACCTTGCACCTCTAAAGTTCTCGACATAGCACTTTGAGTCTCTCCACTCGCACCGTTATAGGTCATTGATAGGGCGAGTGATATGCTTAGAGGTGAAATAAATATATTCTTATTTATTTGTTTTTTAGCAATACGATCAAATAGATTGAAACTAAAACGATGGCTTGCCTCAATCAATCGTGTATCAAGATTTAATTGGCGATTACGCTCGGAATTTCTTGGCTTTTGAGTTGGAATGACTGCAATAGGCGACGATTGGCTAATAGGTAAAGTAGCCGAGCTAGCACTATCTGAAGCACTCACTCCCATAAGTAATGAGGCTAATAAACTAGTAGCAGTAATACGATCGCAGTTCTTCATATAAAAGCAGTTTAAGTATTATATAAACATGATGATAAGCGATCGCCTACTATCTACAATTACGTCACTTTGGCGTATATCTGTCGCCCAAATAATAAAAAAGCCCTGTAATGCAGGGCTTTTTTATTATTTGGGGTTTTTAATTGCACCCATAAAGATGATTGTGCCAGTTTGCCGATCGCTAATTGCAAAGAAAAATGGACGATTGACAATCATCTGAAATGGAGGTTCTTCAGAAGGCATCGCTGAGGTTACTTTCATCTCGATAGAAGTCGCTGCGGCTGCTTCTGTTCCTTCTTCGTTGACTTCGACAAAGGTTTTATGCTTTACGTCTCCGATAAAGGCTTTAACGTTTGAGAGATTACGAAAATCTGCCTTGTCTGGCTCAAATGCGATCGCCATACCCATATTTTCCAAAGCTGATTTGAGACTAGTCTCATATTCCACTTTAAAGCGCGGTAATTGAATCAAGCCTTCTTTGCGAGTGAATTTCATTGACCATTCTTGCCAATTCTTTGCAGTCAGTTGCTTCTGAAACTCTAAAAGATTTGATTTAGACTTTGGCAAGAAAATCTCCATACTGAAGCGTCCAGTGCCATAGGGAAGACTAATCGCTTGAAAAGTCGGTGCGTCGTAATAGCGATACTCACCCGATCGCGACATGGCAGGATGTTGGATCTTTGTACCATCAGCAAGGGTAAAGGGCTGTGGCTTAGTGAGAGATTTTTCAAAGGGAGATTCCCATTTACCTTTAAAGTAAACTGCATTAATTAAAAAGAGCATACTATCTAGCTCAATGCGATCAACAATTTTATCGATTTTGTCCTTGGTATTTTTCTTTACCCAAGCATTAATCGTATTTGCGGCATTAGGATCTTTAAAGTCAAGGTTGCTGATTTCGGCTTGATAGAATTCCTTCACTTTATTTAGAAAAGTCTTCTCTAATGCAATATCCTTTCGCGCCCAGAGTGAGTTCGCAATACTTAACTCGACGTTTGTATCGCCATTGGCTAGTAATTTTTGGATGTTCCGATTGTAGTCATTCACCTCATCTATTTTGATGCCTTGCAATTCTAAAGCCTTAGCGATCGCCTCTTGGGTCTCGCCACTCGCGCCGTTATAGGTCATCGATAAGGCGATCGCTACACTCGAAGGGGAGATAAATATATTCTTATTAGGATCTTGCTTGGCAATGCGATCAAATAGATTAAATCCAAAACTGGTACTTGCTTGAACTAATCGATCATCCAGTTTTACTTTGCGATTATTTGGACGATTATCAATAATTGGTTTTGGAGATTCAGCGATATTAGTTGGCGCTGGACTCACTGTGCTAATTAGTGAAACTTGAGGATTACGAGTGTCTGGGACTGCACATCCTATTAAGGCTAAAGCTAACAGACTAATGAGAGTGGCTCGATAACAAGTGTTCATAATGCTGATTTTAAGATGTCTATACTTCTATGCTTTTAGTTTAGGACATAATTTACGATCGCCTAACGCTGTTACATTTTCTGTAACTCCAGTTTGAGCTAGGTGAGGTTTTGCCATGAAAAATAGCGATCGCCTAAATCCATCATCACGAATTAGCAAGGCGATCGCATCAAAGAAACCAAAGATCGTAAATTTATCTCTACTGATACTGATATGAGCCGTGAATTAAGCTAATGTAGATACAATATAGATACATTGACGGTGATTTTTATGACTGCCGCGATCGCTAAGTGGGGTAATAGTTTGGCTGTACGCATTCCTCAAGCTATAGCCGAACAGGTGCAAATTCAAGCTGGAAGCGAAATCAGTATTGATATTATTGATGGCAAGATTGTTTTGACACCGCATCAGCGTAAAAAATATACTCTAGATGAATTGCTGAATGGCATGACCTCTGAGCATCTCCATGCAGAAATTCCTACGGGTGTTTCTGTTGGGAATGAAGTATGGTAAAGCTATACATCCCTGATCGTGGTGATATTGTCTGGCTAGATTTCGATCCACAGGCTGGACATGAACAATCTGGATATCGTCCCGCTTTTGTGATTTCGCCGATCGCCTATAATCAAAGGTCTAATTTGGCTCTGATTTGTCCGATTACTTCTAAAATTAAGGGATGGAAGTTTGAAGTTCAGCTCACGGATACTAAGGCTAAGGGAGTGATTCTTGCTGATCAGATTAAGAGTTTAGATTGGCAAGCGAGAAAGATTGATTTTATTGAGAAGGCTTCTGCAAGTATTATTGATGAAGTTATCGGCAAAATTGAGGCGTTATTAATCTAGCACTTAAAAAAATATGGAAGATAAAATCAGATACAAAGAAATACTTTTACCTTCTGAAGAGCCATTCTTAAGTTATTCAGTTGGTGAATCTAAATCACTTGAGCCATTATCTTTAGTAAATATATTTATCGGCTCAAATAATTGTGGTAAGAGCAGATTAATCCGCTCTTTATTCTATCTAAAATTTTTTAGATATAAAACGAATAAATATGATGCAACAGATTGCCATAATTTACTAAAAGAACTTGATAGGGACTTTCAATTGGTTTTTACTAATACACGCCCAAATGTAACGGTAGTTGGAGATATTTCTATCACATACATAGAGGAAAAGTTACAAGCTCAAGACAGAGACTTTATTGATTGTAATAATCCAATATATAAAGTTATTGAAGATATTTTGCAAACCCTTATCAACATAACTGAAACCACAGCTAAAAAAGAAGAGCTTTATGCATATCCAATTAGGTTCATTGGTGAAAGTTCTAAGAAAGAGTTTGACAAACTTAATATTGATTTAAAGTTGGGTAGTGAGAGACGATATTACATACCTAGTCTTAGAGGGATGCGTCCCTTATTAGAAGATCAGAATATAAGTTGTAAAAGCAGAATAAAGAAAGAACATAATGTATACGAAAATAGAACTAAGAAAGATTACTTTGGCAAAGATACTCTATTAGAGAATATGAAAATATTTACAGGGCTTGAGTTATATCAAACTCTGAAGGAAAAACTACTTGGTGAACCAGATGAAAGAAAACAGGTGAGAAAGTTTGAGGAGTTTCTATCGGAGAACTTTTTTGAGAATAAAGAAGTAACTTTAATACCCAGAGAGAAAGAGCCAAAAGTAGTTCACATTAAAATTGGTGAGGAGCCTCAATTTCCAATTTATAACTTAGGTGATGGTTTACAAAATCTAATTATTTGTACTTTTAACATTTTTATGGAAAAAGAAAGGTGTCTTTTCTTTATGGAAGAACCTGATATGTTTATGCATCCGTCAATGCAAAGAGCATTCTTAGAAGTACTATCAAAAGTTGATCGACATCAATATTTCATCACTTCTCACTCTAATCATTTCCTAGATATGACAATTGATTTTGCCAATATCTCAGTATTTCATTTCTCTAAACATGAAGATACTCAACCACAGTTTCATATTCGCCCATCTTCACCACGCGATAGAGAAATACTACTTGACTTAGGAGTAAGAAACTCATCTGTCTTTATTACTAACGCAACAATTTGGGTTGAAGGTAAAACAGATCGTCTTTATCTCAAAGCTTACATGAAAAAATATATTGATGAGTTAGAGTATAGCGATCCTAAAAAATATAGTGAACTAATTAAACTAAAAGAAGATTACCATTACTCGTTTGTAGAATATCAAGGCGCAAATTTAACCCATTGGAGTTTCGAGCCAGATGAAAAAGAAACAAAAGAGATTAAAGCTAGTTATGTTTGCGCCCATGCTTTTCTTATCGCTGATGGTGATGTAGCCACCAAAGGCGATCGTAAGCAAATATATACCGACATGCTAGGCGATAGATTTTATCTTCTTGAAGTAAAAGAAATTGAAAACCTTCTACCAGTTGAAGTACTAAGAGAAATAGTTGCCAATAAGTTTGAGAACCATCAAGTAGATATAAATTCTATCGATTACAAAAAATATTCAAAGCCTAAGATTCCTTTAGGAGAGTATCTTGATAGTCTTTTACCACAGCCACTAGAGAGGGCAGTTTTCGCTGAAAAATCTGGAACAATCAAAGCAAAAGGTACATTCTGTGATTCTGCTGTCAAATTTATACAAGATACTAAATGGTCATTAAAAAACTATCGCAAAATTAAAATTCTCTGTGAGAAAATTTTTAACCATATAATCACTCAAAACAAGAATTCTTAAAATTAAATAAATGAGGATAAAAAACATGAAAACGATCGCTATTCAAATAGACGAAGACATTGCCCAAGCATTTCAATCTTCACAACCAGAGCAACAACAACAGATTCAAGCATGGCTCAATCAGTGGATGAGACAAGCCTTGAAAATCAGTAAATTACAAAATACAATGGATAGACTTAGTGATGAGACTGTAGCCAATGGATTAACTCCAGAGATTTTACAAACAATTATCAGAGGTTATTAACATGGGAAGTATTACAATTCAAGTCGATGCTGAAGTTGCTAAGGCTTATCAGGAAATCAACTCTACCAACCGTAAAAAGATAGAAATGCTATTTAATATTTTGGTACAAAAAGAGTTAAAAGAAATATCCTTAATGCAAATTATGGATAATATTGGCTATCAAGCTGAAAAGAACGGACTAACTCCTGAAATTTTAGAATCAATTCTTGCTGATGAAGATTAATCGAGTTGTTTTTGATACGAACGTCATTGTCAGTGCTTTGATGTTTCCTCGTTCTTTGCCAAGACAAGCATTTAACATTGCTTATTCCACAGATAATATTTTACTATCCACAGCAACTATCTTAGAACTGGAGGAAGTTCTAAGGCGCAAAAAATTTGATAAATATTTATCAATGGAAGAGCGTGTACAATTCATTGCTAGATTTTTTGTCGATGCAGAAATCATCGAAATCAAGGAAAAAATTACTGCATGTCGCGATCGCAAAGATGATAAGTTCTTAGAACTGGCTGTCAACGGTAAGGCGAGTTACATCATCACTGGCGATCAAGATTTGCTTGTGCTAAATCCATTTCAAGATATTGCAATTATTTCTGTATCAGATTATTTAAGTTTGTCTTGAATAGGCGATCGCAAAGTTAGCTATAGACAGTTAGGTCTGAGATTCGATCGCACCTTCGGCATCATTAGCGATCGCCTTTAGGCGATCCAACATATCCGCAGTCACGTCTTGCCACATCCCACGCTGATTCGCTTCTAGTAAGCGTTCCGACATATCTCGCAACGCCCAAGGATTGCTAGATTTGATGAAATTCTGGACTTCAGGATTAAAGATATAGGCTTCCGAAACTCCCTCATACATAAAGTCCGAAACGCAGTTAGTCGTAGCATCATAAGCAAACAGATAATCGAGCGTTGCCGACATCTCAAAAGCTCCTTTATAACCGTGACGCATCGCTCCTGCGATCCATTTGGGATTGACGACACGCGATCGATAAACCCGCGCAATCTCTTCACTCAATTTACGAACCTTGGGCTGTGCCATCCGTGAATTATCGCCAAAGTATACTTCTGGCGCATTGCCAGATATCGAGGCGATTGCTGCGGTCATCCCACCCTGAAACTGATAATAATCATCGGAATCGAGAATGTCATGCTCGCGATTGTCCTGATTTTGCAGCACGATTTGCATATTGCCGAGCCGTTGATTAAAGGCTTCAGGAGCAGATTTACCCTCAGACTTGCTAGTGTAGGCATAGGCGCTCCAATTAATATAGGCACGGGCTAGATCCTGCTCGCTCTCCCAGTTTTGCGACTCGATCAAACCCTGCAAACCAGCACCATAAGCACTCGGCTTCGAGCCAAATACCCGATAACGCGATCGCTCTTCTGCTTGTTCTATGGTCAGCCCTTCAGATTGCCAGCGAGTAGATTCTTCTTGAACTTTTGCCGCAAGCGGATTTTGATCGGCAGGTTCGTCAAGATTCGCCACTGCATTCACCGCACTATCAAATAAATCGATGAGATTGGGAAATGCATCTCGAAAGAATCCCGAAATTCGCAAGGTCACATCCACACGGGGACGACCCAGAATCGACAATGGCAAGATCTCAAAATCAATCACGCGCCGCGATACGCCATCCCAAACAGGTTGCACGCCAAGCAAAGCCAGAGCTTCAGCAAGATCATCGCCACCCGTTCGCATTGTCGAAGTTCCCCAAATCGATAGCCCCAAGGTTTGCGGATATTCGCCATGTTCTTGAGTATAGGTTTCGATCAGCACATCCGCAGCCTTGCGCCCAATATCCCAAGCCGTTTCTGTCGGCACTGCACGAATATCCACCGAATAGAAATTGCGTCCAGTGGGCAGTACCTCGGGTCTGCCTCTAGTTGGTGCTCCTGATGCGCCACTTGGAATATATTCACCATTGAGTCCACGCAGGAGATTCGTGATTTCTTGATTGGTTTTGTAGAGAGATGGCAAAAGGCGATCGCGAATCCATATTAGTTCTGTCGCAATTTCGCCCCCCTTTGCAAGGGGGGTAGGGGGGATCTCTTCAATAATCTGTGCCACCAAATCCGCCGCATATTCCTCTATAACTTCAACCGCATCACCAATAATTCTACAATTCGCTAAGCGTGGATGAGAACTTGCTGGAAGTAAATCACCTAAATCCGCAGTCAATGGATCGAAATCTAAACCCCAATCTTGCGCGATCGCTCTAGTCAAACCCATCCGATTAGCTGTAGGATTGCGGGCGATCGCAACGACTAAATCCCTTAACTGCCGACCTTCTGGACATTGCCCGAAGATATGCAACCCATCTCGAATTTGAGCTTCCTTAATTTCGCAGAGATAACCATCGGCAGTGGTGAGAATTGTATTCAGCGAATCCTCTAAACGGTCTAGGGAAATCCCCAAATCTTGATGGAGATGTTCCTGCTTGATGGTTTCTATAAGGCGATCGCGAATCATCCCCAAACGCGAAGGATCGAGAGTTTCCGCTTCGTAATATTCATCAATTAAGCCTTCTAATTGCTGCAAACCACCATATAGCTCAGCGCGAGTCATCGGCGGCGTAAGATGATCGAGAATTACCGCTTGCGATCGCCTTTTGGCTTGAGAGCCTTCCCCAGGGTCGTTAACGATAAAGGGATAAAAATGCGGCATCGCACCAAAGGCGGCTTCAGGATAGCAATTTTCCGACAGAGCTACGCTCTTTCCTGGGAGCCATTCAAGGTTGCCATGCTTGCCGATATGGGCGATCGCATGGGCGTTAAACTTGTTGCGCACCCAATGATAGAAAGCCATATAGTCATGGGTCGGCTCTAAATCTGGCGCATGGTAATTGAGTGTAGGATCGAGGTCATAGCCACGAGATGGTTGAATCCCGACAAAAATATTGCCAAATTGGATACCAGCGATCTCAAATTCTTTTGCTTGTCTCGGCTCACTCCATCTTGACTTAATTCCATTTTGGACAAGCTCTGGCAAATTCTGGAAATAGTTTTGATAATCTTCTAAGGATAGCGATTGATAGACCTGACGCACCCCAAAGGATTCACGATCGTTGGTTACACCTGTCGTTAATAACTTCATCAGTTCATCGCTAGTTTCAGGGATTTCCCCAACGCTATAGCCCGAACTTCGCAAAGCTTTGAGAATCTCCAAACAACTCGCTGGCGTATCTAAACCCACACCATTCGCTAATCTGCCATCACGATTGGGATAGTTAGCGAGAATCAACGCAATCTTGCGATCGCCCACATTGGTATGCTTTAGCTGTAACCATTTCGCCGCCAGATCAGCCACAAAATTAATTCGCGATCGCACGGGTTCATAGGTCAGCACTTCCGTTTGTAAGGCAAGATTTTGCCCCTGCATCGCTTTAAAAGAAACTGCCCTAGTGATAATCCTGCCATCGACTTCAGGCAAAACCACATTCATCGCCATATCGCGAGGATTTAATCCCTGCGTACCATTCGCCCAAGTTTTCTTCAGCCCACCACTAAAAATCACCTGAAACACAGGCACATTCAAAGCTTCCCATAGATCGACTTGCGGCGTATCCGTTTTTAAACTCGCTAAAGAGAAGCTAGTCGTATTCATAATTACATCAACTTTTTGACCAGATTCAGGCAAGCAATAGCGAATTAATTCCGCTTGCACATCGGGTTCCTTTAAGGATGAAACATAAATTGGTAAAGGCGTGAGATTCCTTGCATGTAAAGCTTCACATAAAGCGGCGATCGCTGATGTATTTCCCGATAAATAATGAGCACGATAAAAAAGAATCGCCACTAGTCCGAGATCCCCCTCAATCCCCCTTAAAAAGGAGGAAGCATTTTCTTCTCCCCCCTTTCTCAAGGGGGGCTGGGGGGGATCAACTTCTAAAACGGAGACAGAAGATTGAGGAGCTGTAAATTCATATATGCCAATGCGCGGCACTGGCTGCGGTATTTGGTATTCTATCGCAATTGCTAAAAATTCCTTGGCAATAAACTTCAATAAATTCTGATAATTACTAACTCCTGCTTCGATGAAATATTGCCAAGCCTGATTCACCAAAGTTAGAGTTGTTGTGGAATGGCTAGTTAAATTCGGGTCAGGATGCTCATCTCCTGGCAACACTATCAAGACTGCACCAGTATTTGCCACAGTTTCCTTAACCACCTCTAATCCATAGCTCCAGTAAGATTGTCCTCCAATCAATCTAACAATAATTACTTTGGCACTTCCTAAAATCTCTTCTGCATAGGTATCGATCGCTATTTGTTGCTGCAATTGCAATACATTCACCACCCGAATCTGCGGAAAATCTTCAGGTAATTGAGCAGTAGCCGCCGCAAGGGTCTGGATATCCGTATCGGCAGCCGTGATAATGACAATCGGCGCAGGTTGCTGATCGACAAAAACAACGCTGTCGGTGGACTGGTTCCAGCCGCCTGAAATAGTAGCGATACGATGCATTAGTTATCCAAATAGCAATGAGCAGCTATGACATTATATCGCTCTAAAACCCAAAAGGGATTTGCGGCGCTTCGCGCCGCAAATCCCTTTTGGGTTTTATGTCTTAGCAGCTATGCTCAAAGCCACAGCCTCAGCGACTTTAATGCCATCAATTCCCGCCGAGAGGATACCTCCTGCATAGCCAGCGCCTTCACCCGTAGGAAAAAGTCCTTCCACATTTAAACTTTGATATTTCTCATTGCGTTTAATCCTGATTGGCGAAGATGTGCGCGTTTCTACACCCGTGAGCATCGCATCATCCATCGCAAATCCTTTGATTTGTTTGTTAAAGGCAGGTAAAGCCTCTCGAATGGCAGCGATCGCATATTCTGGCAAACTCTCACTCAAATCCCCCAAATGGACATTGGGAGCATAGGAAGGATGTACTTTGCCTAGCTCTTGAGAAGGGCGATCGGCAAGAAAATCACCAACGAGTTGAGCTGGAGCCGCATAGGTTCCACCACCAAGCTCAAAAGCGCGAGATTCTAAACGGCGCTGTAGATCAATTCCTGCTAGAGGATGTTCTGGATAATCTTCGGGAGTAATCCCAACGACAATGCCACTATTGGCATTGCGTTCATTTCGTGAATATTGACTCATGCCATTAGTCACCACCCTTCCGACTTCTGAAGTTGCTGCTACAACTAGCCCCCCTGGACACATGCAGAAGCTATAAACAGAACGTCCATTTTTACAATGATGCACCAATTTATAATCAGCAGCACCTAAAATCTTATGACCTGCATAATCACCAAATCTTGCGCGATCGATCAAATCTTGAGGATGTTCAATTCTAAATCCAATCGAGAAAGGTTTGGCTTCAATATATACGCCGCGATCATAAAGCATTTGGAAGGTGTCACGGGCACTATGTCCGATCGCTAGAACGATCTGATTGCTGGCGATATATTCTCCATTCGCTAGGATAACTCCCTTCGCTTTACCATCTTGAATGTCAATATCTTCCACCCGACTTTGAAAGCGAATTTCTCCGCCGAGAGCTTGGATCTGGGAACGAAAACTTTGAACTATACCGACGAGCTTAAGTGTGCCAATATGCGGTTTATTAATGTAAAGAATTTCAGGAGAAGCACCAGCATTCACAAATTCATGCAGGACTTTGCGCCCATAATGATGCGGATCTTTGACTTGACTATAGAGTTTGCCATCGGAGAAAGTACCCGCGCCACCTTCACCAAATTGAGCATTAGATTCGGGATTAAATTCGGCTCTTCCTTTCCAGAAATTAAATGTGTCAGCCGTGCGATCGCGTACTGCCTTACCTCGTTCCAAAATAATTGGACGAAATCCCATTTGTGCCAACATCAACCCCGCAAACATACCTGCTGGTCCCATACCGATCACGATCGGGCGAGTAGTTAGTGTGCTGGGAGCCTTGGCTACATAGTGATAACTGGTGTCAGGCGTAGGTATGACATGGGGATCTTTAGCGAAGCGATCGCTTAATTGCTTCGCTAAAGGTGTTTCGATATCGACGAT is part of the Pseudanabaena sp. BC1403 genome and encodes:
- a CDS encoding AbrB/MazE/SpoVT family DNA-binding domain-containing protein — its product is MTAAIAKWGNSLAVRIPQAIAEQVQIQAGSEISIDIIDGKIVLTPHQRKKYTLDELLNGMTSEHLHAEIPTGVSVGNEVW
- a CDS encoding serpin family protein, whose amino-acid sequence is MNTCYRATLISLLALALIGCAVPDTRNPQVSLISTVSPAPTNIAESPKPIIDNRPNNRKVKLDDRLVQASTSFGFNLFDRIAKQDPNKNIFISPSSVAIALSMTYNGASGETQEAIAKALELQGIKIDEVNDYNRNIQKLLANGDTNVELSIANSLWARKDIALEKTFLNKVKEFYQAEISNLDFKDPNAANTINAWVKKNTKDKIDKIVDRIELDSMLFLINAVYFKGKWESPFEKSLTKPQPFTLADGTKIQHPAMSRSGEYRYYDAPTFQAISLPYGTGRFSMEIFLPKSKSNLLEFQKQLTAKNWQEWSMKFTRKEGLIQLPRFKVEYETSLKSALENMGMAIAFEPDKADFRNLSNVKAFIGDVKHKTFVEVNEEGTEAAAATSIEMKVTSAMPSEEPPFQMIVNRPFFFAISDRQTGTIIFMGAIKNPK
- a CDS encoding AAA family ATPase codes for the protein MEDKIRYKEILLPSEEPFLSYSVGESKSLEPLSLVNIFIGSNNCGKSRLIRSLFYLKFFRYKTNKYDATDCHNLLKELDRDFQLVFTNTRPNVTVVGDISITYIEEKLQAQDRDFIDCNNPIYKVIEDILQTLINITETTAKKEELYAYPIRFIGESSKKEFDKLNIDLKLGSERRYYIPSLRGMRPLLEDQNISCKSRIKKEHNVYENRTKKDYFGKDTLLENMKIFTGLELYQTLKEKLLGEPDERKQVRKFEEFLSENFFENKEVTLIPREKEPKVVHIKIGEEPQFPIYNLGDGLQNLIICTFNIFMEKERCLFFMEEPDMFMHPSMQRAFLEVLSKVDRHQYFITSHSNHFLDMTIDFANISVFHFSKHEDTQPQFHIRPSSPRDREILLDLGVRNSSVFITNATIWVEGKTDRLYLKAYMKKYIDELEYSDPKKYSELIKLKEDYHYSFVEYQGANLTHWSFEPDEKETKEIKASYVCAHAFLIADGDVATKGDRKQIYTDMLGDRFYLLEVKEIENLLPVEVLREIVANKFENHQVDINSIDYKKYSKPKIPLGEYLDSLLPQPLERAVFAEKSGTIKAKGTFCDSAVKFIQDTKWSLKNYRKIKILCEKIFNHIITQNKNS
- a CDS encoding serpin family protein — encoded protein: MKNCDRITATSLLASLLMGVSASDSASSATLPISQSSPIAVIPTQKPRNSERNRQLNLDTRLIEASHRFSFNLFDRIAKKQINKNIFISPLSISLALSMTYNGASGETQSAMSRTLEVQGIAIGEVNNFNRILQESLLNSDNGTEISIANSLWANKDFPLKQSFVDNTKTYYQAKLSNLDFSDVNAATIINDWVKQKTKGKISKIIEETDSSTTIILVNAIYFKSGWRKPFNKSNTKPKPFTLDNGTKIQHPAMSQTEFYPYLDTPEFQAVKLPYRSTRYSMDIFLPKSTSNLTVFQKLLTAKNWQVWSDKFEKREVFIQLPSFKIEYGIDLINTLQNMGMQIAFRSDADFSNLSAERAFINEVKHKTFVDVNEQGTEAAAVTSVGMTRGLNSPDSESAQMIIDRPFFFAISDRQTGTILFMGAIKNPSK
- the mazF gene encoding endoribonuclease MazF — its product is MVKLYIPDRGDIVWLDFDPQAGHEQSGYRPAFVISPIAYNQRSNLALICPITSKIKGWKFEVQLTDTKAKGVILADQIKSLDWQARKIDFIEKASASIIDEVIGKIEALLI
- a CDS encoding putative toxin-antitoxin system toxin component, PIN family, which codes for MKINRVVFDTNVIVSALMFPRSLPRQAFNIAYSTDNILLSTATILELEEVLRRKKFDKYLSMEERVQFIARFFVDAEIIEIKEKITACRDRKDDKFLELAVNGKASYIITGDQDLLVLNPFQDIAIISVSDYLSLS
- the cobN gene encoding cobaltochelatase subunit CobN encodes the protein MHRIATISGGWNQSTDSVVFVDQQPAPIVIITAADTDIQTLAAATAQLPEDFPQIRVVNVLQLQQQIAIDTYAEEILGSAKVIIVRLIGGQSYWSYGLEVVKETVANTGAVLIVLPGDEHPDPNLTSHSTTTLTLVNQAWQYFIEAGVSNYQNLLKFIAKEFLAIAIEYQIPQPVPRIGIYEFTAPQSSVSVLEVDPPQPPLRKGGEENASSFLRGIEGDLGLVAILFYRAHYLSGNTSAIAALCEALHARNLTPLPIYVSSLKEPDVQAELIRYCLPESGQKVDVIMNTTSFSLASLKTDTPQVDLWEALNVPVFQVIFSGGLKKTWANGTQGLNPRDMAMNVVLPEVDGRIITRAVSFKAMQGQNLALQTEVLTYEPVRSRINFVADLAAKWLQLKHTNVGDRKIALILANYPNRDGRLANGVGLDTPASCLEILKALRSSGYSVGEIPETSDELMKLLTTGVTNDRESFGVRQVYQSLSLEDYQNYFQNLPELVQNGIKSRWSEPRQAKEFEIAGIQFGNIFVGIQPSRGYDLDPTLNYHAPDLEPTHDYMAFYHWVRNKFNAHAIAHIGKHGNLEWLPGKSVALSENCYPEAAFGAMPHFYPFIVNDPGEGSQAKRRSQAVILDHLTPPMTRAELYGGLQQLEGLIDEYYEAETLDPSRLGMIRDRLIETIKQEHLHQDLGISLDRLEDSLNTILTTADGYLCEIKEAQIRDGLHIFGQCPEGRQLRDLVVAIARNPTANRMGLTRAIAQDWGLDFDPLTADLGDLLPASSHPRLANCRIIGDAVEVIEEYAADLVAQIIEEIPPTPLAKGGEIATELIWIRDRLLPSLYKTNQEITNLLRGLNGEYIPSGASGAPTRGRPEVLPTGRNFYSVDIRAVPTETAWDIGRKAADVLIETYTQEHGEYPQTLGLSIWGTSTMRTGGDDLAEALALLGVQPVWDGVSRRVIDFEILPLSILGRPRVDVTLRISGFFRDAFPNLIDLFDSAVNAVANLDEPADQNPLAAKVQEESTRWQSEGLTIEQAEERSRYRVFGSKPSAYGAGLQGLIESQNWESEQDLARAYINWSAYAYTSKSEGKSAPEAFNQRLGNMQIVLQNQDNREHDILDSDDYYQFQGGMTAAIASISGNAPEVYFGDNSRMAQPKVRKLSEEIARVYRSRVVNPKWIAGAMRHGYKGAFEMSATLDYLFAYDATTNCVSDFMYEGVSEAYIFNPEVQNFIKSSNPWALRDMSERLLEANQRGMWQDVTADMLDRLKAIANDAEGAIESQT